The nucleotide window CCCAGCCTGGGCGATCGGTCAGGTCGACGAGATTCTCCGTGGTTTGATCGAGATCGAACCCACAGGGTGCGACGACCAGCACCTCGGGATCGTACTCGCGGATCGTCTCCCATTCGACCGGGCGCGAGGCTGCTCCGTGGTCCGTCAGTCCGTAGGAACCGCCGGCCATTTCCACCATCTCGGGGATCCAATGACCGGCGACCATCGCTGGATCGGTCCAGTCGAGCACCGCCACGCGCGGGCGCTCGGTGGTCATCGTGGCCGTTCGCTCGACGGCCTGCACGCGTGCTTCGAGATCGGCGACGAGTTCCGTCGCCCGTTCCTCGGTCCCCGTCGCCGCGCCGATACGACGGATGTCGTCGAAGACATCGCCGATGCTGTGTGGATCGGTCGTGAGTACCTCACAGTCGAGTTGTAGCTCGTCGACCGCCTCGCGGACGGCCACCGCGTCGACCGCACAGACCTCGCAGATCCCCTGCGAGACGACGAGATCGGGATCGAGGCGCGCGAGCGTGTCGAGTTCGATGTCGTAGACGCCACCCGACCGCTCGGCTTCGAGCACCTGTTCGTCGATCTCCGTACTCGACGCGGTGGGGTCGACTCGCGAGCGATTGACCGCGGGTTTGTCGGCCATTCGCGGTGGGTGGTCGCATTCGTGGGAGACGCCGACCGGCTCGATGCCGAGCGCCGCGACGATCTCGGTCGCCGAGGGGAGTAGCGAAACGACGCGCATGCCCGAGCGAGGGGCGCGACGACCATAGCCCTTCGTGAACGGTTTCACCGTACGGAGCCAGCAACACGTATGCAATCGACGACGAGCGGCACCTTCCGCGTGCTCGCCAGTCCGCGCGATCCGGCCGAACTCCTCCTGCTCGATACGAGCAGCCAGGACCCGACCTACGTCACGACCGAGGGCTACGACGGCACTCTCGGACGGACGGTCGACGACATCGAACCGGGCAACCGCATCGCCGCCACGCTCTCCTGGACCGATGGAACGCCCCGCTTCGCCGACGTCGACATCGAGACGCGCACGACGATCGAGTTCGCCGACGGCGCGACCGGTATCTTCGAGGTCGCCCGCGAGACGTGGCAGGAGGCCGAACGCGAGGGACGAGCGATGAACGCACGGACGACGCGCAACACCGATGGCGAGGCCAACGGCGTCGTCTACACGTTCGCCAAACAGGCCGGCCAGCGACGACTCTACGACGAGTTCGCCGACGGGATCACGCCGCTGGAACCGCTCATCGGTCGACTGGCCGCGAGCGCCGATCCGCCGTTCGCGGTGTTCGTCCTCGAACCGGCCGACGAGCCGTTCGTCCTCGTCGTCATCGCGGCCGACCGCGACGGTCGGTTCGCCGAGACGATGGTCGAGAGCTACGACGGCCTCTGACGCGTCGTTTATACGCCACGCTACCCAAACGCGACCACCCATGCTCGACGAGACGGACCGCGAAGACCTGGAGAACGTGCGACTGCGACTGCGCGTGCTGAGCGGGATGCACAAACTCGACGCGATCGAGAACGGCGACGGGATGGCCGAGCACGACGCGGGCGACGCCGAAGGCAAGAGCGTCGCCTACGGGAAAGCCGCCGATCACATCGCGGCGCTGCTCGACAACGAATACGGTCAGGAAAGCGTCACGGAACTCGTCGACGATCTCCCGGAAGAATGGAGCATGAACCTGCTACGATATG belongs to Halococcus qingdaonensis and includes:
- a CDS encoding cobalamin-binding protein, which gives rise to MRVVSLLPSATEIVAALGIEPVGVSHECDHPPRMADKPAVNRSRVDPTASSTEIDEQVLEAERSGGVYDIELDTLARLDPDLVVSQGICEVCAVDAVAVREAVDELQLDCEVLTTDPHSIGDVFDDIRRIGAATGTEERATELVADLEARVQAVERTATMTTERPRVAVLDWTDPAMVAGHWIPEMVEMAGGSYGLTDHGAASRPVEWETIREYDPEVLVVAPCGFDLDQTTENLVDLTDRPGWDELTAVQDGRTYAIDGHQYVNRPGTRLVDSLEHLAGVIHPEAFERPPREAARPLSALTISS
- a CDS encoding DUF6663 family protein yields the protein MQSTTSGTFRVLASPRDPAELLLLDTSSQDPTYVTTEGYDGTLGRTVDDIEPGNRIAATLSWTDGTPRFADVDIETRTTIEFADGATGIFEVARETWQEAEREGRAMNARTTRNTDGEANGVVYTFAKQAGQRRLYDEFADGITPLEPLIGRLAASADPPFAVFVLEPADEPFVLVVIAADRDGRFAETMVESYDGL